A stretch of the Flavobacterium sp. 5 genome encodes the following:
- a CDS encoding DUF4292 domain-containing protein, which translates to MNRFITRLLFVCIICVSSSLLLVSCKVKGKVVEQSKKEDSNSISAERILKNYYANKSDFKTLYIKSNVKYNDEKQSQNLTAEIKIKKDEQILVSIRFLGITMAKALITPASVSYYEKLNGTYFEGDFSSLSKWLGTDLDFNKVQNILIGQAIDDLTKGKYKDSLVDQSYRLEDLSKSNTKKYFFFNKDSFLLNKQEITQTAENRKIEVLYSDYKKYNESPIPSDIAINAEQDKGKTEINLGYNTITINEELNFPYSVPNGYKRILIK; encoded by the coding sequence ATGAATCGATTTATAACAAGATTACTTTTTGTTTGTATAATATGCGTGAGCAGTTCACTACTATTGGTGTCCTGTAAAGTAAAGGGAAAAGTTGTAGAGCAAAGTAAAAAAGAAGATTCGAATAGCATTTCAGCTGAACGAATTTTAAAAAACTATTATGCAAATAAGAGCGATTTTAAAACACTATACATAAAATCCAATGTAAAATATAATGACGAAAAACAATCTCAAAACTTAACTGCTGAAATCAAGATAAAAAAAGATGAACAAATTTTGGTAAGTATTCGTTTTCTGGGAATTACTATGGCAAAAGCATTGATAACACCAGCTTCTGTAAGTTATTATGAAAAGTTAAATGGAACTTATTTTGAAGGAGATTTTAGTTCATTAAGTAAATGGCTCGGAACAGATTTAGATTTCAATAAAGTTCAAAATATACTAATTGGTCAGGCAATAGATGATTTAACCAAAGGAAAATACAAAGACTCGTTAGTTGATCAATCCTATCGATTGGAAGATCTTTCAAAAAGTAACACTAAAAAATATTTCTTTTTTAACAAAGATTCATTTTTATTAAATAAGCAGGAGATTACCCAAACTGCTGAAAATAGAAAGATTGAAGTTTTGTATTCGGATTATAAAAAGTATAATGAATCCCCGATTCCATCTGATATTGCTATTAATGCTGAACAGGATAAAGGAAAGACCGAAATTAATTTGGGATACAATACCATAACCATAAACGAAGAACTTAATTTTCCATATAGTGTGCCAAATGGCTATAAAAGAATTTTAATTAAGTAA
- a CDS encoding murein hydrolase activator EnvC, giving the protein MRKFLLGLFFLCMTSVIWGQETQQEKLEKRKAEIQQEILDNEKLLKTVKKKEKSAVNVIILQSNKIKLKEKLIHTTEKQTKILGNDMYINQLKINKLNRELVILKEDYAKMIVKSYKSRSEQSRAMFLLSSENFLQAYKRAQYMKQYTGYRKMQGEEIKSKTDQLLGFNDKLNAQKIAKKKLLAENNKEKLSLEKEKKEQLKLVNSIKKDKKKITSDIKRKQTESRAIDRQIDRLIREAIAEANRKAASENPNAPAAAYTSSRIVLTAEAKILADNFRANKGKLPWPVEKGFVSLGYGEQPHPVYPSLVIHNSGVEITTEQGSNARAVFAGEVTSVIVLSPVNKAVMIQHGDCFTVYQNLSSVFVSKGEKVTIKQNLGKIRTNGEGKTILKFTISQNTTYNNPASWLYNM; this is encoded by the coding sequence ATGCGAAAATTTCTCTTAGGACTATTTTTTTTATGCATGACCTCAGTAATCTGGGGGCAAGAGACGCAACAAGAAAAATTAGAAAAGCGTAAAGCCGAAATTCAACAAGAAATTTTGGACAATGAAAAGTTATTAAAAACGGTAAAGAAAAAAGAAAAATCTGCCGTTAATGTGATTATTTTGCAAAGTAATAAAATTAAGCTAAAAGAAAAATTGATTCATACTACCGAGAAGCAAACTAAAATTCTTGGGAATGACATGTATATTAATCAATTAAAAATCAATAAGCTGAATAGAGAGCTAGTGATTCTTAAGGAAGATTATGCAAAGATGATTGTCAAATCATATAAAAGCAGATCTGAACAAAGTCGAGCTATGTTTTTATTATCATCGGAGAATTTTTTACAAGCCTACAAAAGAGCCCAGTATATGAAGCAATATACAGGATATAGAAAAATGCAAGGCGAAGAAATTAAATCGAAAACGGATCAACTTTTAGGTTTTAATGATAAGTTGAATGCTCAAAAAATAGCCAAGAAAAAATTATTAGCCGAAAACAATAAAGAGAAATTATCTCTTGAAAAGGAAAAAAAGGAACAATTGAAATTGGTGAATTCAATTAAAAAAGACAAGAAGAAAATCACTTCCGATATTAAAAGAAAACAAACAGAGTCCAGAGCTATTGATCGTCAAATTGATCGTTTAATTCGTGAAGCTATCGCTGAGGCTAACAGGAAGGCAGCAAGTGAAAATCCAAATGCTCCAGCTGCAGCTTATACATCATCTAGAATAGTATTAACAGCTGAAGCTAAAATATTAGCTGATAATTTTAGAGCTAATAAAGGAAAACTGCCTTGGCCTGTTGAAAAAGGTTTTGTGTCATTAGGCTATGGTGAACAACCACATCCAGTTTATCCAAGTCTTGTAATTCACAATAGTGGAGTAGAAATTACAACAGAACAAGGATCAAATGCCAGAGCTGTTTTTGCTGGAGAAGTAACGAGTGTTATCGTTTTATCTCCTGTAAACAAAGCAGTAATGATACAACATGGGGATTGTTTTACTGTGTATCAGAATTTAAGTTCGGTTTTTGTGTCCAAAGGAGAGAAAGTAACCATCAAACAAAATTTGGGAAAAATTAGAACGAATGGTGAGGGAAAAACAATTTTGAAGTTTACAATTTCACAAAATACAACCTACAATAATCCGGCAAGTTGGTTGTATAATATGTAA
- a CDS encoding murein hydrolase activator EnvC, whose protein sequence is MLKYFLSFIFLITTAVIWSQDNQQKKLEERKVKIQQEIRENETKLQTVKKKEKTATKAIVLQSNKIKLKEELIATTEKQKTLLGNSISVNQAQINKLEKELELLKADYAKMIVQSYKSRSEESRAMFLLSSESFLQAYKRAQYMKQYTNYRKIQGEEIQSKTYTLYTFNAKLDVQKSAKEQLIVENDKERLSLENEKQEQEKLVASLKKDKNKIIAEIKKRQQESKSIDKKIDKLIREAIAEANRKAAREKAAREKAKADAIAKANAIAKANALEKAKALEKKKEIEKANALAAAKAKANSKPIPKPIPIPKEVEKAIAKVETNVETIKVPIKEPVAVSTTKMDLTSDGKVDSDNFKANKGKLPWPVERGFISLGFGDQAHPVYKALVIHNSGLEFSTDSGSNARAVFGGVVASVIIISPVNKVVMLQHGDFFTLYQNLTSVSVSKGDKISIKQALGKIRTNGEGKTILKFAITQNTTYANPRSWLSSK, encoded by the coding sequence ATGTTAAAATATTTTCTAAGTTTCATTTTTCTAATAACGACTGCTGTAATCTGGAGTCAAGATAATCAGCAAAAAAAATTAGAAGAGCGTAAAGTTAAAATCCAACAGGAGATTCGAGAAAACGAAACAAAACTTCAAACGGTAAAGAAAAAAGAAAAAACAGCTACCAAAGCGATAGTTTTACAAAGCAATAAGATTAAACTTAAAGAAGAATTAATTGCAACTACCGAAAAGCAAAAGACACTTCTTGGAAATTCAATTTCGGTTAATCAAGCACAAATAAATAAATTAGAAAAGGAACTTGAATTACTCAAAGCAGATTATGCTAAGATGATTGTTCAATCCTATAAAAGCCGTTCTGAAGAGAGTCGAGCCATGTTTTTATTATCCTCAGAGAGTTTTTTACAAGCTTATAAGAGAGCTCAATATATGAAACAATATACCAATTATAGGAAAATACAAGGAGAAGAAATACAATCTAAAACGTATACTTTATATACGTTTAATGCAAAATTGGATGTTCAAAAAAGTGCCAAAGAGCAGCTTATAGTTGAAAATGATAAAGAAAGATTGTCTTTAGAAAATGAAAAACAAGAGCAAGAAAAGCTTGTTGCCTCTTTAAAGAAAGATAAAAATAAAATTATTGCAGAGATCAAAAAAAGACAACAAGAGTCAAAATCTATAGACAAAAAAATTGATAAATTAATTCGTGAAGCTATTGCTGAAGCCAATAGAAAAGCAGCGAGAGAAAAAGCAGCGAGAGAAAAAGCAAAAGCTGATGCTATAGCAAAAGCTAATGCTATTGCCAAAGCCAATGCCTTGGAAAAGGCTAAAGCATTAGAAAAGAAAAAAGAGATTGAAAAAGCAAATGCATTGGCAGCTGCAAAAGCTAAAGCCAATTCTAAACCGATTCCAAAACCGATTCCAATTCCAAAAGAAGTTGAAAAAGCAATCGCAAAAGTTGAAACTAATGTAGAAACAATTAAAGTCCCTATTAAAGAACCTGTAGCCGTTTCTACTACTAAAATGGATTTGACTTCAGATGGTAAAGTAGATTCAGATAATTTTAAAGCGAACAAAGGTAAATTACCTTGGCCAGTAGAGAGAGGATTTATTTCTTTGGGATTTGGTGATCAGGCACATCCAGTATATAAAGCGTTGGTAATTCACAATAGTGGTTTAGAATTTTCGACAGATTCAGGTTCAAATGCTAGAGCTGTTTTTGGAGGAGTAGTGGCAAGTGTTATTATTATTTCTCCAGTAAATAAAGTAGTTATGTTACAACATGGAGATTTCTTTACTTTATACCAAAACTTGACTTCAGTGAGTGTGAGTAAAGGAGATAAAATAAGCATCAAACAAGCATTGGGTAAAATTAGAACCAACGGAGAAGGCAAAACAATATTAAAATTTGCAATTACTCAAAACACTACTTATGCCAATCCAAGATCTTGGCTATCGAGTAAATAG